A single Anopheles arabiensis isolate DONGOLA chromosome 2, AaraD3, whole genome shotgun sequence DNA region contains:
- the LOC120893257 gene encoding uncharacterized protein LOC120893257, protein MRLKPPELDTADIHTFFYALENWFDAWNIPPHHHVRRFNILKTQIPTRILPELRPILDSVPNTDRYESAKKGIIQHFEESQRSRLHRLLSEMSLGDRKPSQLLAEMRRTANGAMTDSMLIDLWIGRLPPYVQSAVIASSQNADEKVKVADSVVDSFALYNRSGPYQTIAEVRNEEVNRLSRQVAELSQRLETLMNQNQARERSRARSRSRNRNTNQATNPNTNGYCFYHDRYGQQARNCRAPCSFNSRPQNNGTPTTSA, encoded by the coding sequence ATGCGTCTCAAGCCGCCCGAATTGGATACTGCTGACATCCATACGTTCTTCTACGCCTTGGAGAACTGGTTCGACGCCTGGAATATTCCTCCGCATCATCATGTAAGACGTTTTAACATCCTGAAGACACAGATCCCTACGCGAATTCTTCCCGAGTTGCGTCCCATTCTCGACAGCGTACCAAATACCGACCGCTACGAATCCGCGAAGAAGGGCATCATACAACATTTCGAAGAATCTCAGCGAAGCCGCCTACACCGTTTGCTATCCGAAATGAGCCTCGGCGACCGTAAGCCTTCACAACTGCTAGCCGAGATGCGGCGAACAGCAAACGGTGCAATGACCGACTCCATGTTGATCGATCTTTGGATCGGTCGGCTGCCGCCCTACGTTCAGTCCGCCGTGATCGCGTCCTCTCAAAACGCCGACGAGAAAGTTAAGGTAGCCGATTCAGTGGTCGACTCTTTCGCCTTGTACAATCGCTCCGGTCCGTACCAAACCATCGCCGAGGTGCGGAATGAGGAGGTCAACCGCCTTTCACGACAGGTAGCCGAGCTGAGTCAACGCTTAGAAACTCTAATGAACCAGAACCAAGCTCGTGAACGCTCACGGGCCCGCTCACGCTCTCGCAATCGCAACACGAACCAGGCTACTAATCCTAACACTAACGGCTATTGTTTCTACCACGACCGATACGGACAGCAAGCGCGTAACTGCCGCGCTCCGTGCTCGTTTAACAGCCGTCCTCAAAATAACGGTACTCCTACTACTTCTGCATGA
- the LOC120893266 gene encoding uncharacterized protein K02A2.6-like — MNSPENSAADEQRRASQHWPTDFGASTSQQHHPPPGQNGTGPPSQNVAPAPSFLFPGAMPSSNEANTVVQVLQLLKQQMAQQQKLMEQLMSQQQVSFQPQQIDPPPQPTPSNPEQILDTIANQIVEFRFEPDSGITFEAWFARYEELLTKDASRLEDAARVRLLIRKLGPTEHERLTNFLLPSLPRDFTFDAIVDKLKKLFGKMESLLSKRYKCFNITKARSEDMLTFACRVNRACVDFELSKMTKDQLKSLVFVCGLREDEDAESRTRLLSRIEEKCDITLEQLSAECQRVANLKKDSAMIADCGERVLAVKSNHQRRYPYQPRNQYEGTSHSHFQSSTNGRRTQQGWENNEKAKYDKPKNPCWLCGELHWMRECTFTNHKCRDCDQIGHREGCCSTANRRRKYVHYNNANIRVVTVNVCQVQKKRKFVTVVINDQPVELQLDTASDITIISQSLWKQLGKPPLANSTVKAKSVSGANLQIDGEFQTDVRIGNTTHQATIRVIDAEHLLLGADLVELFDLGSIPMDAFCNSISTEPVSKVLERKFPAVFNGTGLCTKTCVQLQLKEGVHPVFCPKRPVAYAVQDMVDKELDRLAERGIISPVDYSEWAAPVVVVRKANGNVRLCGDYSTGLNSALRPHEYPLPLPEDIFAKLAHSKLFSKIDLSDAFLQVEVDPRHRPLLTVNTHRGLYTYNRLPPGIKVAPAVFQQLADTMLAGISGVSCYMDDIVIGGSSEQEHDANLSEVLRRIEEYGFTIRAEKCAFKVKQIHYLGYIIDTNGMRPDPAKIEAITRLPEPTDLTGVRSFLGAINYYGKFVPNMRELRYPLDSLLKADTPFRWTKECRQSFNNFKTLLSSNLLLTHYDPKQNIIVSADASSVGLGATISHEYSDGSIRIVQHASRALTKAEQGYSQIDREGLAIIFAVTKFHKMIYGRRFKLQTDHRPLLRIFGSKKGIPVYTANRLQRFALTLLSYDFDIEYVRSESFGNADILSRLIRAHEKPEEDFLIASVSLEAEVKSIAASNLGAFPISFDAVVCETKSDPLLRKLYEYVQNEWPRNATISGELSQYYHRKDNLSTIEGCILFGERVVIPERLRERCLLQLHRGHPGIQRMKAIARSYVYWPTINDDITDCVNACHPCALAAKSPNHTNPVHWPNTKTPWERIHVDYAGPLDGEYFLVVVDAFSKWPEIIKTQSTTSTATIGILRSLFARFGMPVTLVSDNGTQFCSSEFEEFCLRSGVHHLTSAPYHPQSNGQAERFVDTFKRALAKIRNSRTSLQESLDIFLQTYRTTPNFQNPQHQSPADVMFGRSIRTCFELLRPPSKMQYESSMNTSRVFARDDLVYAKLYHRNGWKWVPAVVVQKRSNVMYKLNTGQRMIISHVNQLKRRGNSIEQLDTETASALPLEVLLEAWNPSSSSSSSSSSSSSSSSSSSSSSSSSSSSSSLN; from the exons ATGAACAGCCCCGAAAACTCCGCTGCGGATGAGCAGCGTCGAGCATCCCAACATTGGCCAACCGATTTCGGCGCCAGCACctcgcagcagcatcatccgcCTCCTGGACAAAATGGAACTGGACCGCCATCGCAGAATGTTGCCCCTGCGCCATCATTTTTATTCCCGGGGGCAATGCCATCTAGTAATGAAGCAAACACGGTAGTCCAAGTGTTGCAGCTTCTTAAGCAACAAATGGCACAACAGCAGAAATTAATGGAGCAGCTGATGAGTCAGCAGCAAGTTTCGTTCCAGCCGCAGCAGATTGATCCGCCTCCGCAGCCAACCCCCAGCAACCCCGAACAAATTTTGGACACCATTGCGAACCAAATCGTGGAATTCCGTTTCGAACCCGATTCGGGAATAACATTCGAGGCCTGGTTTGCCCGCTATGAAGAGTTGCTGACCAAAGATGCTTCAAGGCTCGAAGATGCTGCCAGAGTTCGCCTTCTGATTCGTAAGTTGGGTCCCACGGAACACGAGAGACTAACAAATTTTCTTTTGCCTAGCTTGCCACGCGATTTCACCTTCGACGCCATCGTGGACAAACTAAAAAAGCTTTTTGGCAAAATGGAGTCGCTTCTCAGCAAACGTTATAAATGTTTCAACATTACAAAAGCACGCTCGGAGGATATGCTGACCTTCGCCTGCCGCGTAAACCGTGCTTGTGTAGATTTTGAGTTGTCGAAAATGACGAAAGATCAACTCAAAAGCCTGGTGTTCGTGTGTGGCCTCAGGGAAGACGAAGACGCTGAAAGCCGTACTCGCCTTTTGTCTCGCATCGAGGAAAAATGTGATATCACTCTCGAGCAGCTGTCTGCCGAATGCCAGCGAGTGGCTAACCTTAAGAAGGACAGTGCGATGATTGCTGATTGCGGTGAACGTGTTCTAGCGGTAAAAAGCAATCATCAACGACGTTATCCGTACCAGCCGCGGAATCAGTATGAGGGCACGTCTCATTCACACTTCCAGTCGAGCACCAATGGAAGGCGCACACAGCAGGGATGGGAGAACAATGAGAAGGCAAAATACGACAAGCCTAAAAATCCTTGTTGGCTGTGCGGAGAGCTACATTGGATGCGTGAGTGTACGTTCACCAATCATAAATGTCGCGACTGTGACCAAATCGGCCATCGTGAAGGATGTTGCAGCACCGCAAATCGACGTCGCAAATATGTCCACTACAACAATGCAAACATTCGAGTCGTAACAGTGAACGTCTGCCAAGTTCAGAAGAAGCGAAAATTCGTCACGGTTGTCATCAATGATCAGCCGGTGGAACTACAACTTGACACCGCATCCGATATCACAATAATTAGCCAAAGTCTGTGGAAGCAATTAGGGAAACCACCTTTGGCCAACTCTACAGTGAAAGCTAAATCGGTTTCTGGAGCAAACCTGCAAATAGATGGCGAGTTTCAGACAGATGTTAGAATTGGAAATACGACTCACCAAGCTACCATCAGAGTCATCGATGCGGAACATCTTTTACTTGGCGCAGATTTAGTGGAGCTTTTTGATCTAGGCTCCATTCCGATGGACGCTTTCTGTAATAGCATCTCTACGGAACCGGTATCCAAAGTGCTCGAGCGAAAATTCCCAGCCGTCTTCAATGGTACGGGGCTATGTACCAAGACTTGTGTCCAACTTCAGCtgaaggaaggtgttcatccGGTGTTCTGTCCGAAGAGACCGGTCGCATATGCGGTGCAGGATATGGTCGATAAGGAGCTGGATCGATTGGCGGAAAGAGGAATAATCTCTCCCGTAGATTATTCGGAATGGGCAGCTCCAGTGGTTGTCGTCAGGAAAGCGAATGGGAATGTGCGACTCTGTGGCGACTACTCTACCGGATTGAACTCAGCGCTTCGGCCTCACGAATATCCACTGCCCCTACCGGAGGACATATTTGCTAAATTAGCACACAGTAAGTTATTTAGCAAAATTGACCTATCCGATGCATTTTTGCAGGTTGAAGTCGACCCTCGCCACCGTCCACTACTCACCGTCAACACACATCGTGGACTGTACACCTACAATAGATTGCCACCGGGAATTAAGGTAGCTCCAGCAGTCTTCCAGCAGCTTGCAGACACTATGTTAGCTGGAATCAGCGGGGTATCCTGTTACATGGACGACATAGTTATCGGGGGCTCGTCAGAACAAGAGCACGATGCAAATCTATCAGAAGTATTGAGGCGGATTGAAGAATACGGTTTTACGATTCGGGCTGAAAAGTGCGCTTTTAAGGTAAAACAGATTCACTATTTAGGATATATAATTGATACAAACGGCATGCGCCCCGATCCTGCAAAAATAGAGGCTATTACGAGACTACCAGAGCCTACAGACTTGACAGGAGTTCGTTCATTTTTAGGGGCTATAAATTATTATGGCAAATTCGTGCCCAACATGAGGGAACTGCGCTACCCCTTAGATAGCCTTTTAAAAGCTGATACGCCATTCCGTTGGACCAAAGAATGCAGGCAATCATTTAACAATTTCAAAACGCTGCTCTCGTCAAATTTGCTATTGACACATTACGATCCAAAACAGAATATAATAGTATCTGCAGATGCATCCTCAGTTGGTCTGGGAGCCACTATTAGTCACGAGTATTCGGATGGTTCCATTCGTATAGTTCAGCACGCATCGAGAGCGCTCACCAAAGCAGAACAAGGCTATAGCCAAATCGATCGCGAGGGTCTGGCAATCATATTTGCGGTCACCAAATTTCATAAAATGATTTATGGCAGACGTTTTAAACTCCAGACGGACCATCGTCCGCTGTTGAGAATATTTGGTTCGAAAAAGGGCATACCAGTATATACGGCTAACCGACTACAACGATTTGCACTTACTCTTTTATCGTACGACTTTGATATAGAATATGTCCGTAGTGAATCTTTTGGCAATGCCGATATTCTTTCTCGATTAATACGAGCGCACGAAAAACCGGAAGAAGACTTTCTGATAGCTTCAGTGAGCTTAGAAGCTGAGGTGAAATCTATCGCTGCTAGTAACCTTGGGGCTTTTCCTATAAGTTTCGATGCAGTCGTTTGTGAGACTAAATCAGATCCCCTGTTAAGGAAGCTTTACGAATACGTGCAAAATGAATGGCCAAGAAATGCTACCATCAGCGGCGAATTATCGCAATACTATCATAGGAAAGATAATCTCTCAACAATCGAAGGCTGCATTTTATTCGGAGAGAGGGTGGTCATACCCGAAAGACTAAGAGAACGCTGCCTCCTTCAGCTTCATCGAGGACATCCGGGTATACAGCGAATGAAGGCGATCGCTCGCAGTTATGTATACTGGCCAACAATTAATGATGATATTACTGATTGTGTAAATGCTTGCCATCCTTGCGCCCTTGCGGCCAAATCACCTAATCACACAAATCCTGTACATTGGCCAAATACTAAAACACCTTGGGAACGTATCCATGTAGACTACGCAGGGCCTCTTGATGGCGAATACTTTTTAGTAGTGGTGGATGCATTTTCTAAGTGGCCTGAGATTATCAAGACACAAAGCACAACCTCGACTGCTACCATCGGAATACTCAGGAGTTTATTTGCGCGTTTTGGCATGCCGGTCACACTTGTAAGTGACAACGGAACACAATTTTGTAGCAGTGAATTTGAGGAATTTTGCCTGCGTAGTGGTGTTCATCATCTTACTTCTGCCCCGTACCATCCGCAGTCGAACGGACAGGCGGAAAGATTTGTCGATACGTTCAAGCGAGCTCTGGCCAAGATAAGAAATAGTAGAACGTCTCTGCAAGAATCTCTAGATATATTTTTACAAACATACCGGACGACTCCTAACTTCCAAAACCCGCAACATCAGTCTCCAGCGGATGTAATGTTTGGCAGATCCATTAGAACATGTTTTGAGCTTCTTCGTCCACCTTCCAAAATGCAGTATGAATCGTCTATGAATACCAGCAGAGTTTTTGCGAGGGACGATCTGGTTTACGCGAAGCTTTATCATCGCAATGGTTGGAAATGGGTTCCCGCAGTGGTAGTTCAGAAGCGCAGCAACGTCATGTACAAACTAAACACAGGTCAACGGATGATTATCAGTCATGTGAACCAGTTGAAGCGCCGCGGCAACAGCATCGAGCAGCTTGATACCGAAACTGCATCCGCGTTACCACTTGAAGTGTTGCTAGAGGCATGGAacccatcgtcatcgtcatcgtcatcgtcatcgtcatcgtcatcgtcatcgtcatcgtcatcgtcatcgtcatcgtcatcgtcatcgtcatcgtc ACTAaattaa
- the LOC120904609 gene encoding uncharacterized protein LOC120904609 has protein sequence MDQSFSKRIRLNSYLYRTRNRIVEQDQLEENNTSERENDNAHTPDVGATSSHDSFLVEHDYVEDDHETTAYAEEEEAVIDYLESSDEEQETSNEPFSVKEALQTWAVSTNQTYDSIEQVMGIIGKVSSCKLPKDARTLLKINRNRSSEIITVQCRQYWYRGIQNCFTNKLSDVNFEADKTILLNVSIDGLPIAKSNNLQFWPILFNIHGMPEIPVMPISIYCGAISPTFCR, from the exons ATGGACCAATCATTCTCGAAGCGTATTCGGCTCAACTCATATTTGTATCGTACCCGTAACCGTATAGTGGAGCAAGACCAgctagaagaaaataataccagtgaaagagaaaatg ATAATGCACATACGCCAGATGTTGGTGCTACATCTTCACACGACAGTTTTCTTGTGGAACATGATTATGTTGAAGATGATCATGAAACTACTGCATACGCTGAGGAAGAAGAGGCTGTAATCGATTATCTCGAAAGCTCTGACGAGGAACAAGAAACATCAAACGAACCATTCTCCGTAAAAGAAGCTTTGCAAACGTGGGCGGTGTCTACAAATCAAACATATGATTCCATCGAACAAGTCATGGGTATAATCGGTAAAGTAAGTTCTTGCAAATTGCCAAAAGATGCTAGAACTTTGCTAAAAATCAACCGCAATCGCTCTTCGGAAATTATTACCGTGCAATGTAGACAGTATTGGTATCGTGGGATTCAAAATTGCTTCACCAACAAGTTAAG CGATGTAAACTTTGAAGCtgataaaacaattttactgAACGTGTCAATAGACGGATTGCCGATTGCCAAAAGCAACAATCTACAATTTTGGCCTATTCTATTTAACATTCATGGAATGCCGGAAATACCAGTCATGCCAATTTCAATCTATTGTGGAGCAATTTCTCCGACCTTTTGTAGATGA
- the LOC120904605 gene encoding uncharacterized protein LOC120904605 → MKNYIVFPNGQKLEIRGTICGAVNLDQTVCAKPLDANPSSTQTQQTIFLKTAGATPCTSKPVQQPLDVKKTAGKPHPVTHTQQTIFLKTAGATPSTSKPVQQPLDVKKSAGKPHPVTQTQQTIFLKTAGATPSTSKPVQQPLDVKKSAGKPHPVTQTQQTIFSKTAGATPSPSKPSLQEQPMVNTELSGGLLDPDDTPFLITKNILRQLIRDEVTSVLQEQRDSFMEPMFRRMAGMEATFASLYNQISSQTNQTNVDPKVLENFEFDTIDSGEALTELDERLKNDDQYKNTFVAWVQRYINVPISTKRMSKLLKALFTPKFLCLLTWSGRGKRAMYTLSNYKGIIDLFKTVGSTELSKVGDREVADFFILKLRYATYYLSRQECNQTNR, encoded by the exons ATGAAGaattatattgtttttccAAATGGACAAAAACTAGAAATTCGTGGCACTATTTGTG GTGCTGTCAATCTGGATCAAACTGTATGTGCGAAACCATTAGATGCTAATCCGA gctccacacaaacacagcaaactatttttttaaaaactgcTGGAGCTACTCCAT GTACTAGCAAACCTGTACAACAGCCATTAGATGTTAAAAAGACTGCTGGAAAGCCACATCCcgttacacatacacagcaaactatttttttaaagactgCTGGAGCTACTCCAA GTACTAGCAAACCTGTACAACAGCCATTAGATGTTAAAAAGTCTGCTGGAAAGCCACATCCcgttacacaaacacagcaaactatttttttaaagactgCTGGAGCTACTCCAA GTACTAGCAAACCTGTACAACAGCCATTAGATGTTAAAAAGTCTGCTGGAAAGCCACATCCcgttacacaaacacagcaaactaTTTTTTCAAAGACTGCTGGAGCTACGCCGA GTCCGAGCAAACCGAGTCTGCAAGAACAACCGATGGTTAATACCGAACTATCTGGTGGTTTGCTTG ATCCCGACGATACTCCATTCTTAATCACCAAGAACATATTACGACAGCTTATTCGTG ATGAAGTTACTAGCGTACTCCAGGAACAAAGGGATAGTTTCATGGAACCAATGTTTCGACGCATGGCCGGAATGGAAGCGACTTTTGCTTCACTGTATAATCAAATCTCGTCACAGACCAATCAAACGAATGTTGATCCAAAAGTGTTGGAAAATTTCGAGTTTGATACCATCGACAGTGGCGAAGCATTGACTGAACTTGACGAGCGACTTAAAAACGATGATCAGTATAAAAATACGTTTGTTGCATGGGTTCAAAGGTACATTAACGTTCCAATAAGTACAAAAAGGATGTCGAAACTGCTCAAAGCGTTATTTACACCCAAATTTCTTTGCCTTCTGACATGGAGtggaagaggaaaaagagCAATGTACACTCTGTCAAATTATAAAGGAATAATAGACTTGTTTAAAACTGTAGGAAGTACTGAACTTTCCAAAGTAGGGGACCGTGAAGTTGCAGATTTCTTCATCCTTAAATTGAGATACGCTACATACTATCTAAGCCGGCAGGAATGCAACCAAACAAATCGTTGA
- the LOC120904590 gene encoding uncharacterized protein LOC120904590, with protein MESSVDPELMLFQETQDLELNLSESEDEASMDDDQDIASEDDENDPDYTKMTSEEGLRYWALARSESHASLKSLLKYLRANTDLRVPKDPRTLLRTRRNPAILSSLGNGKFWYNGIRHCLTSEMRKHTAVPQTLQYDLNIDGLPLHTRSKTQFWPILLKIVDQPDWPVMIVAIYCGPTKPESNELYLRQLVDEINLLSSTGLMVGENAITLKLRAIIADTPARAFIKGVQGHTGRHSCLKCCCEGESVSQRMVFLDTSAAKRTHKGFLDGDYILHCTGSTPLIDLDEFDIILDMIVVDRLHQIDIGLTKKLLHIWYMGVLKEWKRWNRQQREEFKQRLLKQKLPFETNQKMRPIDDLAYWKGSDCKTFLHYVAPVVLEGLLSEQEYKHFMLYFCAITIFSSTEHKEHWKAAGTMLKTFVETFADVYHKKAVTSNVHSLIHLEEEVERFGPLDYHSTYAYERKLGNIKNRLIRTNYRCLEQAIRRISEFENFTGAQQNDQPFRQPFYTQRGQTITMNVRKNLKLRNDDVNDLFMTNKNVILKFVSVRQEQDKLMIVGKMFSRIFEYFDEHISSTKLHIYSVYKDDLKNDEVLLECSDVKLKFARTIKEADGNMVLFPLLNTLND; from the exons ATGACAAGCGAAGAGGGCTTACGGTATTGGGCGCTAGCTCGATCAGAATCGCACGCATCTTTAAAAAGTTTGTTAAAATATCTTCGAGCCAACACAGATCTCCGTGTGCCTAAAGATCCAAGGACATTGCTGCGGACACGACGAAATCCTGCTATCCTTTCGTCCTTAGGAAATGGCAAATTTTGGTATAATGGAATACGCCACTGCTTGACAAGTGAAATGCG aaaacatactGCAGTGCCACAGACGCTTCAGTACGATCTTAACATCGATGGCCTTCCTCTTCATACGCGATCTAAAACACAGTTCTGGCCAATTTTGTTGAAGATTGTTGACCAGCCGGATTGGCCAGTGATGATCGTGGCTATCTATTGCGGACCAACAAAACCGGAAAGTAATGAGCTTTATCTGCGGCAGCTAGTCGATGAGATAAATTTATTATCGAGCACTGGACTGATGGTGGGAGAAAATGCCATCACGTTAAAATTACGAGCCATCATCGCAGATACACCAGCACGAGCTTTCATTAAAG GTGTCCAAGGTCATACTGGAAGACACTCCTGTTTAAAATGTTGCTGTGAAGGAGAATCGGTGTCACAACGAATGGTCTTTTTGGATACGTCTGCGGCAAAGCGCACTCACAAAGGATTTTTAGATGGAGATTATATTCTGCATTGTACGGGGTCTACGCCGTTGATTGATTTGGACGAATTTGACATCATTCTGGATATGATTGTTGTTGATCGTCTCCATCAAATAGACATTGGTCttacaaaaaaactacttcaCATTTGGTACATGGGAGTGTTAAAAGAATGGAAAAGATGGAATCGCCAGCAACGTGAAGAATTTAAACAAAGActcctaaaacaaaaactcccctttgaaacgaaccaaaaaatgCGCCCGATTGACGACCTAGCATATTGGAAAGGATCAGATTGCAAAACGTTTCTCCATTACGTGGCTCCCGTAGTATTGGAAGGATTGTTGAGTGAGCAGGAATATAAGCATTTTATGCTTTATTTCTGTGCTATAACGATATTTTCATCAACCGAACATAAAGAACACTGGAAAGCTGCTGGTACTATGCTAAAAACTTTTGTAGAAACATTTGCCGATGTATATCATAAAAAAGCTGTTACGTCCAATGTACATAGTCTAATCCACCTCGAAGAAGAAGTAGAGCGGTTTGGTCCTCTGGACTATCACTCAACATATGCATATGAACGCAAGCTaggaaatataaaaaacaggCTCATTAGAACTAACTATAGATGTTTAGAACAGGCAATTCGTAGAATATCggaatttgaaaattttacagGAGCTCAACAAAACGATCAACCATTTCGTCAGCCGTTTTATACGCAAAGAGGGCAAACTATTACTATGAATGTGAGGAAAAATTTAAAGCTGCGAAATGATGATGTCAACGATTTGTTTATGACCAACAAAAacgtaattttaaaatttgtttcaGTAAGACAAGAGCAGGATAAGTTGATGATAgttggaaaaatgttttccCGTATTTTCGAATATTTTGACGAGCACATTTCTTCCACAAAGCTACATATATACTCTGTTTATAAAGATGATTTGAAAAATGACGAGGTTTTATTAGAATGCTCCGATGTCAAACTTAAATTTGCTAGAACTATCAAAGAAGCTGATGGAAATATGGTATTATTTCCATTATTAAATACACTCAATGACTAA